From the genome of Mugil cephalus isolate CIBA_MC_2020 chromosome 2, CIBA_Mcephalus_1.1, whole genome shotgun sequence, one region includes:
- the cyth4b gene encoding cytohesin 4b, which yields MTNCQMVSSDFTADEKMEIENIKTYKEDILDDIQKLKMEIDTVMAEILSFESAEENKTIEKSKQFSNGKKKFNMDPKKGISFLVENKLLDGGAQSIAEFLYKEEGLNKTAIGEFLGEREELHLQTLKAFVELHEFSDLNLVQALRQFLWSFRLPGEAQKIDRMMEAFATRYCDCNAHVFQSTDTCYILSFAIIMLNTSLHNPNVKDKTTLERFISMNRGINNGEDLPNDLLSKLYESIRNEPFKIPEDDGNDLTHTFFNPDREGWLLKLGGRVKTWKRRWFILTDNCLYYFEFTTDKEPRGIIPLENLCVREVPYPRKPYCLELYNPNSRGQKIKACKTETDGRVVEGKHQSYTICAASAEERDSWIEAIRASITKDPFYDLVSVRKKKVINQTPQD from the exons ATGACCAATTGCCAAATGG TTTCCTCCGATTTCACAGCCGACGAGAAGATGGAGATCGAGAACATCAAGACGTATAAGGAGGACATCCTGGATGATATCCAG AAGCTAAAGATGGAGATAGACACCGTCATGGCGGAAATACTCAGCTTCGAGTCTGCAGAAGAAAA CAAGACCATAGAGAAGAGCAAACAGTTCTCAAATGGGAAGAAGAAATTCAACATGGACCCCAAAAAG GGCATCAGTTTCTTGGTGGAGAACAAGCTCCTGGACGGAGGAGCTCAGTCCATCGCAGAGTTCCTCTACAAGGAGGAAGGACTGAATAAGACAGCCATTGGAGAATTCCTTGGAGAAAG AGAGGAGCTCCACCTCCAGACCCTGAAGGCTTTTGTGGAGCTGCACGAGTTCTCCGATCTCAACCTGGTGCAGGCCCTCAG ACAGTTTCTGTGGAGTTTCCGTCTGCCTGGTGAGGCTCAGAAGATCGACCGTATGATGGAGGCCTTCGCCACGCGCTACTGTGACTGCAACGCTCACGTCTTCCAGTCAACTG ACACGTGCTACATCCTGTCTTTTGCCATCATCATGTTGAACACCAGCCTCCACAACCCCAACGTGAAGGACAAGACCACCCTGGAGCGTTTCATCTCCATGAACAGAGGCATCAACAACGGAGAGGACCTACCTAACGATCTGCTCTCG aaACTTTATGAAAGCATACGCAACGAGCCTTTCAAAATCCCAGAGGATGACGGGAACGATCTGACTCACACCTTCTTCAACCCCGACCGAGAAGGGTGGCTCCTTAAACTCG GAGGACGGGTTAAGACGTGGAAGAGGCGATGGTTCATTCTGACTGACAACTGCCTGTATTACTTTGAGTTCACCACT GATAAGGAGCCCAGAGGCATCATCCCTCTAGAGAATCTCTGCGTGCGAGAGGTGCCATATCCTCGCAAACCG TACTGTCTGGAGCTGTACAACCCCAACAGCCGAGGGCAGAAGATCAAAGCGTGTAAAACGGAGACCGACGGCAGGGTGGTGGAAGGGAAGCACCAGTCCTACACCATCTGCGCCGCCAGCGCCGAAGAGAGAGACTCCTGGATCGAGGCAATCAG GGCGAGCATCACCAAGGACCCCTTCTACGACTTGGTCTCGGTGCGTAAGAAGAAGGTGATAAACCAGACCCCTCAGGACTGA